In a genomic window of Scyliorhinus torazame isolate Kashiwa2021f chromosome 5, sScyTor2.1, whole genome shotgun sequence:
- the LOC140418744 gene encoding uncharacterized protein isoform X4, which produces MEGKSIIHSGEKPYTCCVCGRGFSQSSGLTSHKCSHTEEEPWKCVDCGKGFTSPSKLEIHRRSHTGERPFTCSKCGKRFTQSSSLSTHQRIHTGQRPFICSMCGKGFSDTSNLLRHQRVHTGERPFTCSKCGKGFTQSSTLSTHQQVHSGERLFTCSKCGKGFNRSSHLLRHERVHTGERPFTCSKCGKGFTRSSHLLSHQRVHTGERPFTCSECGKGFTLSSNLQKHQRVHTGERPFTCSKCGKGFSDSSSLLSHQRVHTGERPFTCSKCGKGFTHSSILSAHQQVHTDERPFQCPDCGNCYKRSRNLMYHQRVHTDERPFRCSHCGTGFRRSSQLTVHQRIHTVERPFACIKCGKGFTHSSDLQRHQRVHTDERPFTCSECGKGFTQSSNLQKHQRIHTGERPFACAQCGKRFTRSYDLRRHQRIHTGERPFTCSKCGKGFAQSSNLQQHQRGHK; this is translated from the coding sequence atggaaggaaaaagcatcattcacagtggggagaaaccatacacgtgttgtgtgtgtggacgaggattcagtcaatcatcaggcctcacaagccacaaatgcagtcacacggaGGAGGAACCGtggaaatgtgtggactgtgggaaaggattcacttccccatccaagctggaaattcatcgacgcagtcacactggggagagaccattcacctgctccaagtgtgggaagagattcactcagtcatcctcactgtccacacaccagcgaattcacactgggcagagaccattcatctgctccatgtgtgggaagggattcagtgatacatccaacctgctgagacaccagcgagttcacactggggagaggccgttcacctgctccaagtgtgggaagggattcactcagtcgtccactctgtccacacaccagcaagttcacagtggggagaggctattcacctgctccaagtgtgggaagggattcaatcggtcatcccacctgctaagacacgagcgtgttcacactggggagagaccattcacttgctccaagtgtgggaagggattcactcggtcatcccacctgctgagtcaccagcgagttcacactggggagaggccgttcacctgttcagagtgtgggaagggattcactctgtcatccaacctgcagaagcaccagcgagttcacactggggagagaccattcacctgctccaagtgcgggaagggattcagtgattcatcctccctgctgagtcaccagcgagttcacactggggagaggccgttcacctgctccaagtgtgggaagggattcactcactcatccattctgtccgcacaccagcaagttcacactgatgagagaccgtttcaatgtccagactgcgggaattgCTATAAACGTTCTAGGAatctgatgtaccatcaacgtgttcacactgacgagagaccgttcaggtgctctcactgcgggactgggttcagacgatcatctcagctcaccgtacatcagcgaattcatacagtggagaggccatttgcctgcatcaagtgtgggaagggattcactcactcatccgacctgcagaggcaccagcgagttcacactgatgagagaccgttcacctgctcagagtgtgggaagggattcactcagtcatccaacctgcagaagcaccagcgaattcacactggggagaggccatttgcctgcgctcagtgtgggaagagattcactcgatcATATGACCTGCGGaggcaccagcggattcacactggggagagaccattcacctgctccaagtgtgggaagggattcgctcagtcatccaacctgcagcagcatcaacgaggccacaagtaa
- the LOC140418744 gene encoding uncharacterized protein isoform X2 has translation MFRGNKMNKETHQGPKLQLDIHRRKSVIKHLEWTEQRKIPTGVRRGVLKVRKLKPNIRSESDRVLNLSYPEYHWILNMEGKSIIHSGEKPYTCCVCGRGFSQSSGLTSHKCSHTEEEPWKCVDCGKGFTSPSKLEIHRRSHTGERPFTCSKCGKRFTQSSSLSTHQRIHTGQRPFICSMCGKGFSDTSNLLRHQRVHTGERPFTCSKCGKGFTQSSTLSTHQQVHSGERLFTCSKCGKGFNRSSHLLRHERVHTGERPFTCSKCGKGFTRSSHLLSHQRVHTGERPFTCSECGKGFTLSSNLQKHQRVHTGERPFTCSKCGKGFSDSSSLLSHQRVHTGERPFTCSKCGKGFTHSSILSAHQQVHTDERPFQCPDCGNCYKRSRNLMYHQRVHTDERPFRCSHCGTGFRRSSQLTVHQRIHTVERPFACIKCGKGFTHSSDLQRHQRVHTDERPFTCSECGKGFTQSSNLQKHQRIHTGERPFACAQCGKRFTRSYDLRRHQRIHTGERPFTCSKCGKGFAQSSNLQQHQRGHK, from the exons ATGTTTAGAGGcaacaagatgaacaaggaaacacatcaaggcccaaaactccagctggatattcacaggagaaagtctgTTATCAAACACCTTGAATGGACAGAACAGAGAAAGATCCCAACT ggtgttcgaaggggagtcttgaaggtccggaaactcaaaccaaacatcagatcagaatctgacagagtcctcaatttatcatatcctgaatatcattggattttgaacatggaaggaaaaagcatcattcacagtggggagaaaccatacacgtgttgtgtgtgtggacgaggattcagtcaatcatcaggcctcacaagccacaaatgcagtcacacggaGGAGGAACCGtggaaatgtgtggactgtgggaaaggattcacttccccatccaagctggaaattcatcgacgcagtcacactggggagagaccattcacctgctccaagtgtgggaagagattcactcagtcatcctcactgtccacacaccagcgaattcacactgggcagagaccattcatctgctccatgtgtgggaagggattcagtgatacatccaacctgctgagacaccagcgagttcacactggggagaggccgttcacctgctccaagtgtgggaagggattcactcagtcgtccactctgtccacacaccagcaagttcacagtggggagaggctattcacctgctccaagtgtgggaagggattcaatcggtcatcccacctgctaagacacgagcgtgttcacactggggagagaccattcacttgctccaagtgtgggaagggattcactcggtcatcccacctgctgagtcaccagcgagttcacactggggagaggccgttcacctgttcagagtgtgggaagggattcactctgtcatccaacctgcagaagcaccagcgagttcacactggggagagaccattcacctgctccaagtgcgggaagggattcagtgattcatcctccctgctgagtcaccagcgagttcacactggggagaggccgttcacctgctccaagtgtgggaagggattcactcactcatccattctgtccgcacaccagcaagttcacactgatgagagaccgtttcaatgtccagactgcgggaattgCTATAAACGTTCTAGGAatctgatgtaccatcaacgtgttcacactgacgagagaccgttcaggtgctctcactgcgggactgggttcagacgatcatctcagctcaccgtacatcagcgaattcatacagtggagaggccatttgcctgcatcaagtgtgggaagggattcactcactcatccgacctgcagaggcaccagcgagttcacactgatgagagaccgttcacctgctcagagtgtgggaagggattcactcagtcatccaacctgcagaagcaccagcgaattcacactggggagaggccatttgcctgcgctcagtgtgggaagagattcactcgatcATATGACCTGCGGaggcaccagcggattcacactggggagagaccattcacctgctccaagtgtgggaagggattcgctcagtcatccaacctgcagcagcatcaacgaggccacaagtaa
- the LOC140418744 gene encoding uncharacterized protein isoform X1, protein MESQNHRIPSVQKEANRPIKLLPFLLLLFYSVLFVAQFQLWQSGVRRGVLKVRKLKPNIRSESDRVLNLSYPEYHWILNMEGKSIIHSGEKPYTCCVCGRGFSQSSGLTSHKCSHTEEEPWKCVDCGKGFTSPSKLEIHRRSHTGERPFTCSKCGKRFTQSSSLSTHQRIHTGQRPFICSMCGKGFSDTSNLLRHQRVHTGERPFTCSKCGKGFTQSSTLSTHQQVHSGERLFTCSKCGKGFNRSSHLLRHERVHTGERPFTCSKCGKGFTRSSHLLSHQRVHTGERPFTCSECGKGFTLSSNLQKHQRVHTGERPFTCSKCGKGFSDSSSLLSHQRVHTGERPFTCSKCGKGFTHSSILSAHQQVHTDERPFQCPDCGNCYKRSRNLMYHQRVHTDERPFRCSHCGTGFRRSSQLTVHQRIHTVERPFACIKCGKGFTHSSDLQRHQRVHTDERPFTCSECGKGFTQSSNLQKHQRIHTGERPFACAQCGKRFTRSYDLRRHQRIHTGERPFTCSKCGKGFAQSSNLQQHQRGHK, encoded by the exons ATGGAGtctcagaaccatagaattccttcagtgcagaaggaggccaatcgaccaATCAAATTGTTGCCTTTTCTTCTTTTGCTCTTTTACTCGGTCCTTTTTGTGGCtcagttccaattatggcaatca ggtgttcgaaggggagtcttgaaggtccggaaactcaaaccaaacatcagatcagaatctgacagagtcctcaatttatcatatcctgaatatcattggattttgaacatggaaggaaaaagcatcattcacagtggggagaaaccatacacgtgttgtgtgtgtggacgaggattcagtcaatcatcaggcctcacaagccacaaatgcagtcacacggaGGAGGAACCGtggaaatgtgtggactgtgggaaaggattcacttccccatccaagctggaaattcatcgacgcagtcacactggggagagaccattcacctgctccaagtgtgggaagagattcactcagtcatcctcactgtccacacaccagcgaattcacactgggcagagaccattcatctgctccatgtgtgggaagggattcagtgatacatccaacctgctgagacaccagcgagttcacactggggagaggccgttcacctgctccaagtgtgggaagggattcactcagtcgtccactctgtccacacaccagcaagttcacagtggggagaggctattcacctgctccaagtgtgggaagggattcaatcggtcatcccacctgctaagacacgagcgtgttcacactggggagagaccattcacttgctccaagtgtgggaagggattcactcggtcatcccacctgctgagtcaccagcgagttcacactggggagaggccgttcacctgttcagagtgtgggaagggattcactctgtcatccaacctgcagaagcaccagcgagttcacactggggagagaccattcacctgctccaagtgcgggaagggattcagtgattcatcctccctgctgagtcaccagcgagttcacactggggagaggccgttcacctgctccaagtgtgggaagggattcactcactcatccattctgtccgcacaccagcaagttcacactgatgagagaccgtttcaatgtccagactgcgggaattgCTATAAACGTTCTAGGAatctgatgtaccatcaacgtgttcacactgacgagagaccgttcaggtgctctcactgcgggactgggttcagacgatcatctcagctcaccgtacatcagcgaattcatacagtggagaggccatttgcctgcatcaagtgtgggaagggattcactcactcatccgacctgcagaggcaccagcgagttcacactgatgagagaccgttcacctgctcagagtgtgggaagggattcactcagtcatccaacctgcagaagcaccagcgaattcacactggggagaggccatttgcctgcgctcagtgtgggaagagattcactcgatcATATGACCTGCGGaggcaccagcggattcacactggggagagaccattcacctgctccaagtgtgggaagggattcgctcagtcatccaacctgcagcagcatcaacgaggccacaagtaa
- the LOC140418744 gene encoding uncharacterized protein isoform X3 has product MWTNVQGVRRGVLKVRKLKPNIRSESDRVLNLSYPEYHWILNMEGKSIIHSGEKPYTCCVCGRGFSQSSGLTSHKCSHTEEEPWKCVDCGKGFTSPSKLEIHRRSHTGERPFTCSKCGKRFTQSSSLSTHQRIHTGQRPFICSMCGKGFSDTSNLLRHQRVHTGERPFTCSKCGKGFTQSSTLSTHQQVHSGERLFTCSKCGKGFNRSSHLLRHERVHTGERPFTCSKCGKGFTRSSHLLSHQRVHTGERPFTCSECGKGFTLSSNLQKHQRVHTGERPFTCSKCGKGFSDSSSLLSHQRVHTGERPFTCSKCGKGFTHSSILSAHQQVHTDERPFQCPDCGNCYKRSRNLMYHQRVHTDERPFRCSHCGTGFRRSSQLTVHQRIHTVERPFACIKCGKGFTHSSDLQRHQRVHTDERPFTCSECGKGFTQSSNLQKHQRIHTGERPFACAQCGKRFTRSYDLRRHQRIHTGERPFTCSKCGKGFAQSSNLQQHQRGHK; this is encoded by the coding sequence ggtgttcgaaggggagtcttgaaggtccggaaactcaaaccaaacatcagatcagaatctgacagagtcctcaatttatcatatcctgaatatcattggattttgaacatggaaggaaaaagcatcattcacagtggggagaaaccatacacgtgttgtgtgtgtggacgaggattcagtcaatcatcaggcctcacaagccacaaatgcagtcacacggaGGAGGAACCGtggaaatgtgtggactgtgggaaaggattcacttccccatccaagctggaaattcatcgacgcagtcacactggggagagaccattcacctgctccaagtgtgggaagagattcactcagtcatcctcactgtccacacaccagcgaattcacactgggcagagaccattcatctgctccatgtgtgggaagggattcagtgatacatccaacctgctgagacaccagcgagttcacactggggagaggccgttcacctgctccaagtgtgggaagggattcactcagtcgtccactctgtccacacaccagcaagttcacagtggggagaggctattcacctgctccaagtgtgggaagggattcaatcggtcatcccacctgctaagacacgagcgtgttcacactggggagagaccattcacttgctccaagtgtgggaagggattcactcggtcatcccacctgctgagtcaccagcgagttcacactggggagaggccgttcacctgttcagagtgtgggaagggattcactctgtcatccaacctgcagaagcaccagcgagttcacactggggagagaccattcacctgctccaagtgcgggaagggattcagtgattcatcctccctgctgagtcaccagcgagttcacactggggagaggccgttcacctgctccaagtgtgggaagggattcactcactcatccattctgtccgcacaccagcaagttcacactgatgagagaccgtttcaatgtccagactgcgggaattgCTATAAACGTTCTAGGAatctgatgtaccatcaacgtgttcacactgacgagagaccgttcaggtgctctcactgcgggactgggttcagacgatcatctcagctcaccgtacatcagcgaattcatacagtggagaggccatttgcctgcatcaagtgtgggaagggattcactcactcatccgacctgcagaggcaccagcgagttcacactgatgagagaccgttcacctgctcagagtgtgggaagggattcactcagtcatccaacctgcagaagcaccagcgaattcacactggggagaggccatttgcctgcgctcagtgtgggaagagattcactcgatcATATGACCTGCGGaggcaccagcggattcacactggggagagaccattcacctgctccaagtgtgggaagggattcgctcagtcatccaacctgcagcagcatcaacgaggccacaagtaa